In the Mycolicibacterium thermoresistibile genome, one interval contains:
- a CDS encoding RecQ family ATP-dependent DNA helicase — MSSTNRPLPPAAEASYRILAEHGPLAASELRERIRPQGFALPVERLQQLSDRFPHRFHTTPDGLLTIATATSENEPDQPETRSDDENWYRPQPDRPEPGRIAVLDIETTGLNRTHDFITEVALVRLDGTPLLDLTVQLPDGVPRPAMARSEPIPVGDAIAALSRQLENVDLVVGHNLLGFDLPFLETAARRAGIPALDLRSAADSIHLSLLVDVALPNRQLADLLLHYQLSNDEPHRALADATATAAAIRKMLAAVDMAETSWQLAIAALETFNHPLVKLFPPLTEPPDLSALSRPTDPLLTATGSPAPDARSAARNDFPVLHQKRGLHPRPQQQEMAHAVGAVFDHGGRLAVEAPTGTGKSLAYLLPALGRASQAGRPVIVATATKALQNQLRADATRLHDDGLLRAPFRQLQGVGNYVCARELEGVLSDADASGLAIAVAIRALASSPSGTWDDVTDFTLRNSDARYAQTRGRLRTSSGGCDRRNCAWASLCPLMQQLRGLDKTPGVVSVNHALIASWIKLEQQGIPAPGDVLAQGRADLVFDEAHALEDSLTAAWTEQIDALELEILVNSLARRSRLIRDIRKRASGNPETEEAIQAITTASGQVRSTGQELTDAIVTYLHEYAGQSDGVVLQSGVVDNRPEFRTLRQAASAVRYSLIQLAKAVKALRNSLYEVDGLKSALQRLRGYAERLNNAIDLLETVGTLPDTHRWVYRLAAEEDDPAAWVYERLPIHVFPEFKQHVVDHTHSTVLCSATLTVEHRFDYLASRLGIRIEEDPADDDAFRALRLHSPFDYQNQSLVVLTNHLPVPVPVNEREFCEEMAADQAGFLSLSGGKTLTLFASRRRMEAVAEGVRTKKDELAARGVELLVQGELGRSQIAHRFKTEPGTVLYGLKSYWEGFDAPGETLSYLFLEKPPYPHPDDPLVSARSRAIAEWGGDPFRDYVLPMTAMLFTQGFGRLIRSENDRGAALVCDRRLHSPTQAQHVILNSLPGPAIYEAIDRDDAWTRAIEFVTGEPPDLSNAISFGRDDVSQLLEELRLVEGEDPTAKLTEAAEKLFGITKLHPKQLDVMRAIIDGKDVVAVLPTGFGKSICFQLPALLAPQDRATVVVSPLIALIKDQVNDLRGRRGIRPVHGITGTTSRVVQTEILRDTANGQVRLLYVSPERLARDPVLRGALGRQQLNRVVVDEAHCISVWGHDFRPEFRQVPASVASFDTRPPRAGLTATATPEVEHDITHAMEMVDPTSIREPSDRPNLRLRVIKRADERDRARELLRFVTWAADQPGIVYVSKRALAEEIAALLRRAGHAARAYHAGMVPEQRDAVQEDFDSDTTRIIVATKAFGMGINKPNIGWVVHYDLPDSLDGYAQESGRAARSRDLTGECLLLYTDADIARRRRLIDAHSTKADADITQQLLTTLWSCPERSDYRVFDIDEIADELGIDDDELNVHLAQLERVRAIKQGLDCSARGTVDVGFREPEDENERRLYRELFYKDHRARPNVRIQLDFQQLKDERGYDPDELEQQLINWSLDRLITFSSSRRLRRVQLLTRVAPRDALEGESARWKWWQKRRLQAMIDYATDDTRCRRTVIGDHFGDAVEDCKSRDVELCDVCSGEPAPWSAIPDHKVADPELLVNAELTALQAIAWASAFRRGAYGEASLKAAVLGRESLGDNRPLGAGVLNCPQFGALRHVRNGEKRWDQAVDKLIGQGLVERRTVVRESTQMPYQSLALTPLGEQTLGIPEPQ; from the coding sequence ATGAGCTCCACGAATCGTCCTCTGCCACCCGCGGCCGAGGCTTCTTACCGGATTCTCGCTGAGCATGGCCCGCTCGCCGCCTCCGAGCTTCGTGAGCGCATACGGCCACAGGGCTTCGCTCTACCGGTCGAACGGCTCCAGCAACTGTCCGACAGGTTCCCCCACCGATTCCACACGACGCCTGACGGCCTCCTGACTATCGCTACCGCGACGTCTGAGAACGAGCCTGATCAGCCCGAAACCCGGTCTGATGACGAAAACTGGTATAGACCACAGCCGGACCGCCCCGAACCTGGCCGAATCGCTGTCCTCGACATCGAGACGACCGGCTTGAACCGGACACACGACTTCATCACAGAGGTCGCGCTCGTGCGGCTGGACGGCACGCCCCTCCTGGACCTGACGGTGCAGCTCCCGGATGGCGTCCCTCGACCCGCCATGGCGCGCAGCGAACCGATACCCGTTGGCGATGCCATCGCCGCCCTATCGAGGCAGCTTGAAAACGTCGACCTAGTCGTCGGCCACAACCTGCTGGGCTTCGACCTGCCATTTCTCGAGACAGCCGCCCGGCGCGCCGGCATCCCTGCTCTCGATCTCCGGTCCGCGGCTGACAGCATTCATCTATCGTTGCTGGTCGACGTCGCATTGCCGAATCGCCAGCTCGCCGACCTGCTCCTCCACTACCAGCTCAGCAACGATGAGCCGCACCGCGCGCTCGCGGACGCGACCGCGACTGCCGCGGCGATCCGAAAGATGCTCGCGGCCGTCGACATGGCCGAGACGAGCTGGCAGTTGGCGATCGCCGCGTTGGAGACCTTCAACCATCCCCTGGTCAAGCTCTTCCCACCGCTCACAGAGCCGCCAGACCTGTCGGCCCTTAGCCGCCCCACCGACCCCTTGCTGACGGCGACCGGGTCACCTGCTCCCGACGCGCGCTCGGCAGCCCGCAACGACTTTCCTGTGCTTCATCAGAAGCGCGGGCTGCATCCTCGACCGCAACAACAAGAGATGGCGCACGCCGTCGGCGCCGTGTTCGATCACGGCGGACGCCTCGCCGTCGAAGCACCGACCGGCACCGGTAAGTCCCTCGCCTACCTCCTTCCTGCCCTGGGGCGGGCATCCCAGGCCGGCAGGCCGGTGATAGTCGCGACCGCGACCAAGGCTCTGCAGAATCAGCTCCGCGCCGACGCAACCCGCCTTCACGACGACGGACTGCTTCGGGCCCCCTTCCGCCAGCTTCAAGGCGTCGGCAACTACGTATGCGCCCGCGAACTAGAGGGTGTGCTGTCCGATGCTGACGCATCCGGCCTGGCCATCGCGGTCGCCATCCGCGCCCTCGCTTCCTCCCCTTCAGGCACCTGGGACGACGTCACGGACTTCACCCTGCGGAACTCAGATGCCCGCTACGCCCAGACCCGCGGCCGGCTCCGCACGAGCTCAGGCGGATGCGACCGCAGGAACTGCGCATGGGCGTCCCTCTGTCCCCTCATGCAACAGCTGAGGGGGCTCGACAAGACGCCGGGCGTCGTATCAGTCAACCACGCACTGATCGCGAGCTGGATCAAACTTGAACAACAAGGCATCCCAGCCCCCGGAGACGTCCTTGCGCAGGGCCGCGCCGACCTGGTCTTCGACGAGGCTCACGCACTCGAGGACTCACTGACCGCCGCATGGACCGAGCAGATCGACGCTCTCGAACTCGAGATCCTCGTCAACAGCCTCGCCAGACGCTCGCGCCTCATCCGCGACATCCGCAAACGCGCATCCGGTAATCCGGAAACAGAGGAGGCCATCCAGGCAATCACGACAGCATCGGGTCAAGTGCGCTCCACAGGACAGGAACTCACCGACGCGATCGTCACCTATCTGCACGAATACGCGGGCCAGTCCGACGGCGTGGTACTTCAGTCCGGCGTCGTCGACAATCGCCCAGAGTTCAGAACACTCCGCCAAGCCGCTTCCGCCGTCCGCTACTCGCTGATCCAACTGGCTAAAGCTGTTAAGGCACTCCGTAATTCGCTCTACGAGGTCGACGGCCTCAAGTCTGCCCTACAGCGGCTCCGCGGGTACGCCGAGCGGCTAAACAACGCCATTGACCTCTTAGAGACCGTAGGCACGCTCCCTGACACCCATCGCTGGGTGTACCGCCTCGCTGCCGAAGAGGATGATCCGGCTGCGTGGGTCTACGAACGTCTGCCCATTCACGTGTTTCCAGAGTTCAAGCAGCACGTCGTGGATCACACACACTCGACGGTGCTCTGCTCGGCAACGCTGACTGTCGAGCACAGATTCGACTATCTAGCTTCACGGCTGGGCATCCGGATCGAAGAAGACCCCGCGGACGACGACGCGTTCCGTGCCCTGCGCCTGCACTCGCCGTTCGACTACCAGAACCAGTCCCTGGTGGTGCTCACGAACCACTTACCGGTCCCGGTTCCGGTGAATGAGCGCGAGTTCTGTGAGGAGATGGCAGCAGACCAGGCCGGCTTTCTGTCCCTATCCGGGGGCAAGACCCTCACGCTGTTCGCCTCCCGGAGGCGAATGGAGGCCGTGGCCGAAGGCGTACGCACTAAGAAAGACGAACTCGCGGCTCGTGGCGTCGAGCTCCTCGTTCAAGGTGAGTTGGGCCGATCCCAAATCGCGCACCGATTCAAGACCGAACCGGGAACCGTCCTGTATGGCTTGAAGTCGTATTGGGAGGGTTTTGACGCTCCAGGTGAAACGCTCTCGTACTTGTTCCTCGAGAAGCCGCCGTACCCCCACCCCGACGATCCACTCGTGTCGGCTCGTAGTCGCGCTATTGCCGAATGGGGCGGCGATCCGTTCCGTGACTACGTCTTGCCGATGACAGCCATGCTCTTCACACAGGGGTTCGGCCGGCTCATCCGGTCCGAAAACGACAGGGGCGCAGCTCTTGTCTGTGACCGCCGGCTGCACTCACCCACCCAGGCGCAGCACGTCATCCTCAATTCACTGCCGGGCCCGGCGATATACGAAGCCATCGACCGAGATGACGCGTGGACCCGTGCCATTGAGTTCGTCACCGGGGAACCACCCGACCTGTCGAATGCGATCTCCTTCGGCCGCGATGATGTGTCCCAGCTTCTCGAAGAGCTCCGACTCGTCGAAGGTGAGGACCCAACCGCAAAACTCACAGAAGCCGCCGAAAAACTTTTCGGTATCACCAAACTGCACCCGAAACAGCTCGACGTCATGCGCGCCATCATCGACGGTAAGGACGTCGTCGCAGTCCTTCCCACCGGCTTCGGCAAGTCGATCTGCTTTCAACTGCCGGCGTTGCTCGCGCCGCAGGACCGCGCGACCGTCGTAGTCTCGCCGCTCATCGCGCTGATCAAAGATCAGGTCAACGACCTTCGGGGCCGCCGAGGAATCCGACCTGTGCACGGCATTACCGGCACAACATCGCGTGTAGTGCAAACCGAAATTCTGCGTGATACCGCGAACGGCCAAGTTCGGTTGCTCTATGTATCCCCCGAACGACTTGCCCGCGACCCCGTCTTGCGTGGCGCACTGGGCCGCCAGCAGCTTAATCGGGTCGTCGTCGACGAAGCGCACTGTATCTCGGTGTGGGGGCACGACTTTCGTCCAGAGTTCCGCCAAGTGCCCGCATCGGTAGCCAGTTTCGACACCAGGCCGCCGCGGGCCGGCCTCACGGCGACGGCAACCCCCGAGGTCGAGCACGACATCACCCACGCGATGGAAATGGTGGACCCGACGTCAATCCGCGAGCCCAGTGACCGTCCGAACCTTCGCCTGCGCGTGATCAAGAGAGCTGACGAACGCGACCGCGCCAGAGAACTTCTGCGCTTTGTGACGTGGGCGGCGGACCAGCCCGGCATCGTCTATGTGTCCAAACGCGCCCTCGCCGAAGAAATCGCCGCACTGCTGCGTCGTGCGGGCCACGCCGCTCGGGCGTACCACGCCGGTATGGTGCCTGAGCAGCGCGACGCTGTTCAGGAAGACTTCGACTCAGACACCACTCGAATTATCGTTGCCACCAAAGCCTTCGGTATGGGCATCAACAAGCCGAACATCGGATGGGTTGTGCACTACGACCTGCCGGACTCCCTCGACGGCTACGCCCAAGAGTCCGGCCGTGCGGCACGCTCCCGGGACCTCACAGGTGAGTGCCTCCTGCTGTACACCGACGCTGACATCGCCCGTCGCCGCCGACTGATCGACGCCCACAGCACCAAGGCCGACGCAGACATCACGCAACAGCTCCTGACAACATTATGGAGCTGTCCGGAGCGCAGTGACTATCGAGTGTTCGACATCGACGAGATCGCCGATGAGCTCGGTATCGATGACGACGAGCTCAACGTGCATCTGGCGCAACTGGAGCGTGTCCGCGCCATCAAACAGGGACTTGATTGTTCGGCACGCGGGACCGTCGATGTTGGATTCCGTGAACCGGAAGACGAGAACGAACGCCGCCTGTACCGCGAACTCTTCTACAAGGACCACCGGGCGCGCCCCAACGTGCGAATTCAGCTGGACTTTCAGCAGCTGAAGGACGAGCGCGGGTATGACCCCGATGAACTCGAGCAACAGCTGATCAATTGGTCGCTGGATCGACTCATAACCTTCTCCAGCTCCCGGCGCCTGCGTCGCGTCCAGTTGCTGACACGGGTGGCCCCACGTGACGCGCTGGAGGGTGAGTCCGCCCGCTGGAAGTGGTGGCAGAAGCGGCGGCTGCAGGCAATGATCGATTACGCCACCGATGACACGCGGTGCCGGCGCACGGTCATCGGGGATCACTTTGGTGACGCAGTCGAAGACTGCAAGAGCCGTGACGTCGAGCTGTGCGACGTCTGCAGTGGAGAACCGGCGCCGTGGTCGGCAATACCGGATCATAAGGTGGCTGATCCCGAGCTACTCGTCAACGCTGAACTCACGGCCCTTCAGGCGATCGCATGGGCGTCCGCATTCCGTCGTGGAGCGTATGGCGAAGCAAGTCTGAAGGCTGCAGTGTTGGGCAGAGAATCGCTGGGCGATAACCGCCCGTTGGGCGCAGGTGTGCTCAACTGCCCGCAGTTCGGCGCCCTCCGCCACGTTCGCAACGGGGAGAAGCGCTGGGATCAAGCTGTCGACAAACTGATCGGGCAAGGGCTGGTAGAGCGGCGCACTGTGGTCCGAGAGAGCACCCAGATGCCGTACCAGTCCCTTGCTCTCACCCCGCTCGGTGAACAGACTCTTGGCATTCCGGAGCCGCAATGA
- a CDS encoding DUF3427 domain-containing protein: MDAGLYESVITQRLQRQLETLRERSAQLTPQLTEVDEAEEALTLARHLMPVIERSLRCARGAEDRARLIEKLLAALGDPDALAEAVHQLDPGKIHRLDAVTPVALGTTHIPRPTTPLSDAALMTNARDEPTLAAELRAELASADHVDLLCAFVKWHGLRLLERELTELKERGIPLRVITTTYMGATDARALDALVNEFGAEVRVNYETDRTRLHAKAWLLRRNTGFHTAYVGSSNLSHAALVDGLEWNVRLSAVSTPHLLEKFRATFDSYWENREFESYRPCEDGDKLRNALDVASGKKPRDPLRVTLSGLEVTAKPYQAELLEQLEAERVLHDRHRNLLVAATGTGKTVIAALDYRRLVREVHGRDLSLLFVAHRKEILQQARRMYQEVLTDPTFGELLVDGEQPARWRHVFASIQSLNSERLSTIDPEHFDVVVVDEFHHAQAASYRRLLDHIRPIELLGLTATPERGDGVDVRQFFGGRVAAELRLWDALEQNLLCPFHYFGIYDGTDLEALQWKRGRYDLDELDRVYTGNDARTRIILKEVRDKIADVGAMRALGFCVSVEHARYMAKRFVEAGIPARSVVGLDDSRERREALAALQSREINALFTVDLFNEGLDIPMVDTVLFLRPTESATVFLQQLGRGLRLAPGKTVLTALDFVGHHRREFRFDQRFRALTGLSRKRLEKQVQEGFPFLPSGSQIVLDEVAQKIVLENVRQQVSPKKSVLVSEIRSHPDDRLASYLEESGRGLDDILRPNRSWTTLCRDAGKLAEQPGPREAELVKRLKALAHVDDRKRADAYRRLLASDVRSDSLAERRLADMLFYSLYPDGGGFEAAADGFDEVRREIVVAEMRQIIDIAFDAAHRRTSELGEVIPELRDVPLALHATYSREEILAALGWVSPGRKPSTMREGVAWCPEVNADAFLITLKKSDTEYSPTTMYRDFALSPDLFHWESQSTTTASSPTGQRYIHHRERGSHVLLFVREAKKGAFGDGAPYIFLGPADYVSHEGDRPMAITWRLRRPMPTEVYLGARAAVA, encoded by the coding sequence GTGGATGCAGGGCTATACGAATCCGTCATCACTCAACGCCTGCAGCGCCAGTTGGAGACACTCAGGGAGCGGAGTGCCCAGCTCACTCCCCAGCTCACTGAGGTCGACGAGGCCGAGGAGGCGTTGACGCTCGCGCGGCACCTGATGCCGGTAATTGAGCGTTCACTTCGATGTGCCCGCGGGGCGGAGGACCGCGCTCGACTAATCGAGAAGCTTCTCGCTGCCCTGGGTGATCCGGATGCCCTTGCCGAAGCAGTTCACCAACTAGACCCTGGGAAGATTCATCGTCTCGATGCGGTGACCCCTGTAGCGCTCGGGACGACCCACATCCCACGTCCGACCACGCCCTTGTCCGACGCGGCATTGATGACGAATGCGCGAGATGAGCCCACGCTTGCAGCCGAGCTTCGTGCTGAACTCGCGAGTGCAGACCACGTTGACTTGCTCTGTGCCTTCGTGAAGTGGCACGGTCTCCGGTTACTGGAGCGCGAGCTCACCGAGCTCAAAGAGCGAGGCATCCCTCTTCGTGTCATTACGACTACATATATGGGCGCCACCGACGCGCGGGCGCTGGATGCCTTGGTCAATGAGTTCGGAGCCGAGGTTCGAGTCAATTATGAAACCGATCGAACTCGGCTTCATGCGAAGGCCTGGCTTCTCCGCCGCAACACGGGTTTCCACACCGCCTACGTAGGCTCCTCGAACTTGTCCCACGCCGCCCTCGTCGACGGGTTGGAATGGAATGTTCGGCTTTCTGCGGTGTCCACGCCGCATCTCTTGGAGAAATTCCGGGCGACTTTCGACTCGTACTGGGAGAACCGCGAGTTCGAGAGTTACAGGCCCTGCGAGGATGGCGACAAGCTGCGAAATGCGCTGGACGTCGCTTCGGGCAAGAAACCCCGCGACCCGCTGAGGGTCACGCTGTCTGGCTTGGAGGTAACGGCGAAGCCCTACCAGGCTGAACTACTGGAGCAACTCGAGGCAGAACGTGTGCTGCACGATCGGCATCGCAACCTTCTCGTCGCTGCTACTGGTACAGGCAAGACGGTGATCGCCGCGTTAGACTACCGGCGGCTCGTGCGCGAAGTGCATGGTCGCGATCTCTCCTTGCTGTTTGTGGCGCACCGAAAAGAGATCCTGCAGCAGGCTCGCCGGATGTATCAGGAGGTGCTAACCGATCCGACGTTTGGCGAGTTGCTGGTCGACGGCGAGCAGCCCGCACGTTGGCGACACGTCTTCGCAAGCATTCAATCCCTGAACTCAGAGCGTCTTTCCACGATCGACCCGGAGCACTTCGACGTCGTTGTTGTCGACGAGTTCCATCATGCGCAGGCCGCGTCGTATCGGCGGCTGCTCGACCACATACGGCCAATTGAGTTGCTCGGGCTGACGGCCACCCCGGAACGGGGCGACGGAGTGGACGTACGCCAGTTCTTCGGTGGGCGGGTTGCTGCGGAGCTGCGACTCTGGGATGCGCTGGAACAAAACCTGTTATGCCCTTTCCACTATTTCGGCATCTATGACGGCACGGACCTGGAGGCGTTGCAGTGGAAGCGCGGGCGTTATGACCTTGACGAGTTGGACCGCGTCTACACCGGCAACGACGCACGAACGCGAATCATCCTGAAAGAAGTACGCGACAAAATCGCCGACGTCGGAGCGATGCGTGCTCTCGGCTTCTGCGTCAGCGTCGAGCACGCGCGGTACATGGCGAAGAGGTTCGTCGAGGCAGGAATTCCTGCCCGGTCTGTCGTAGGTCTTGACGACAGCCGCGAGCGTCGAGAGGCGCTCGCGGCGCTGCAAAGCAGGGAGATAAACGCACTCTTCACAGTCGATCTGTTCAACGAGGGGTTAGATATCCCGATGGTGGACACCGTGTTGTTTCTGCGGCCCACCGAGAGCGCCACGGTCTTCCTGCAACAACTGGGTCGTGGGTTACGGCTTGCGCCAGGCAAGACCGTGCTCACAGCGCTGGACTTCGTGGGTCATCACCGACGTGAGTTCCGGTTTGATCAGCGTTTCCGCGCGCTAACTGGGTTGAGCCGCAAGCGGCTGGAGAAGCAAGTGCAGGAAGGTTTTCCGTTCCTGCCGTCCGGAAGCCAGATCGTGCTGGATGAGGTGGCGCAGAAGATTGTGCTGGAGAATGTGCGCCAGCAGGTCTCACCGAAGAAGTCGGTGCTGGTCTCAGAGATTCGTAGCCACCCGGACGATAGGCTGGCGTCCTACCTCGAGGAGTCGGGTCGTGGACTCGACGATATCCTGCGCCCCAATCGCTCCTGGACGACGTTGTGTCGTGATGCTGGCAAGCTCGCTGAGCAACCCGGACCTCGTGAGGCAGAGTTGGTGAAGCGGCTTAAAGCGCTGGCGCATGTGGATGACAGGAAGCGTGCAGACGCGTATCGAAGGTTGCTTGCCAGCGATGTGAGATCCGACAGCCTGGCGGAGCGGCGGTTGGCAGACATGCTCTTTTACTCGCTCTACCCGGATGGGGGCGGGTTTGAGGCCGCAGCGGACGGCTTCGATGAAGTACGACGCGAAATTGTGGTGGCGGAGATGCGCCAAATTATCGATATTGCCTTCGATGCGGCGCACCGTCGCACCAGCGAGCTTGGCGAGGTCATACCGGAGTTGCGCGACGTTCCATTAGCGCTCCACGCGACCTATTCGCGGGAGGAAATCCTAGCGGCGCTGGGTTGGGTATCGCCGGGACGGAAGCCCTCGACGATGCGTGAAGGCGTGGCATGGTGCCCGGAAGTCAACGCAGACGCGTTCCTCATCACGCTGAAGAAATCGGATACCGAGTACTCGCCGACGACCATGTACCGCGACTTCGCGCTAAGTCCGGACCTCTTCCATTGGGAGTCACAGTCGACGACCACAGCAAGCTCGCCGACCGGACAGCGCTACATCCATCACCGGGAGCGTGGGTCCCATGTGCTGCTTTTTGTGCGGGAGGCCAAGAAAGGCGCGTTTGGTGATGGGGCGCCTTACATCTTCCTCGGGCCCGCGGATTACGTGTCGCACGAAGGCGACCGTCCGATGGCGATCACCTGGCGGCTCCGCCGGCCGATGCCGACAGAGGTGTACTTAGGGGCGCGGGCTGCGGTTGCGTAG
- a CDS encoding PEP-utilizing enzyme: protein MTPKPSWGQRRRKDLIRMANSGQRVGTGVNLFAGEDVTGIARWFEDTTDVLTIDDDDLEETIAFVHKGGMTFLSPILPDLKAVVCTAGSRESHLAILSRESAVPCVLAAKLDGEIPTGATVRLGLSDPDTATVEILSTSEVDA from the coding sequence ATGACCCCGAAGCCCAGTTGGGGCCAGAGACGACGAAAGGATCTAATTCGTATGGCAAACTCCGGACAGCGCGTCGGCACCGGCGTGAATCTCTTTGCCGGCGAGGACGTCACCGGCATCGCTCGTTGGTTCGAAGACACCACCGATGTGTTGACGATCGACGACGACGATCTGGAAGAGACCATCGCGTTCGTCCACAAGGGCGGAATGACATTCCTGTCGCCGATTCTCCCCGACCTCAAGGCGGTCGTCTGCACCGCGGGAAGTCGAGAGTCCCATCTGGCCATCCTGTCTCGCGAATCCGCAGTGCCGTGCGTGCTGGCGGCGAAGCTGGACGGCGAGATCCCGACCGGCGCGACCGTGCGGCTCGGCCTCAGTGACCCCGACACGGCGACCGTCGAGATCCTGAGCACCTCGGAGGTGGACGCATGA
- a CDS encoding PEP-utilizing enzyme encodes MTAQVSSQNTRYEGISSYNFGVAHGRIRSFNDPQDVIDVFGDDLEDTIALVESGGTTFLSPILGRLGGIVCTSGTTRSHLAIVSREYEVPCLLAVDLGDWQPADGDAVRLESAPDGAGWLIPTTDAAVGSSAAGGASAGNTAVTVPQAGAADGSTPQRQYTQETSGSPTTDWWNYIKADGDEIGRKPFPASVTTDTVAQLLQEPMSDEQLEALILHMGRSFKPEMTRRSGFTSEIFPMLPYMSMSVIEDFHSYPERVRAIDAAMPAEEIGARLRSKPGLASPLWIWMVGYHYLCGRELLIHMGKLAPNEDVDDVRTVVDFWRRLALSHRGDGTLDYKDAGFTNLYLPDPEVAALRETLQPLDTSTGKELRQLNAALSGYCFMYFTDSRVGICDNGPYPAGENEATLVRDFLSLDSGPFSYPWAEERDPGVSGVTLTLQYTPGAFSYFEINDWGTTFTEPENFFSAVKSASVIARYRDGSSEVLNPDEWPELAKRVGAEHLKLYQTFSDMDRDSRILAATRMYTWGLRPFAKLAGVDGSIDWWFSDRTMALFPDPLGDDDQAAAIFGGALVAHDRPSSFTGLS; translated from the coding sequence ATGACGGCCCAGGTCTCGTCGCAGAACACCCGCTACGAGGGCATCAGCTCGTACAACTTCGGTGTGGCGCACGGCCGCATCCGGTCCTTCAACGATCCGCAGGACGTCATCGACGTCTTCGGTGACGACCTCGAGGACACCATCGCGCTGGTCGAGTCCGGGGGTACGACGTTCCTGTCGCCGATCCTGGGACGGCTGGGCGGGATCGTCTGCACCTCCGGCACCACCCGGTCGCACCTGGCGATCGTGTCCCGCGAGTATGAGGTTCCCTGTCTGCTGGCCGTCGATCTGGGCGACTGGCAGCCGGCGGACGGGGACGCGGTGCGGCTGGAGTCCGCACCGGACGGCGCCGGGTGGCTGATCCCGACGACGGACGCGGCCGTCGGCTCCAGCGCAGCCGGCGGCGCCTCCGCCGGGAACACCGCCGTGACCGTGCCGCAGGCCGGCGCGGCGGACGGGTCCACCCCACAGCGGCAGTACACCCAGGAGACGTCGGGCTCGCCGACCACCGACTGGTGGAACTACATCAAGGCCGACGGGGATGAGATCGGGCGCAAACCGTTCCCGGCGTCGGTCACCACCGACACCGTGGCGCAATTGTTGCAGGAGCCGATGAGCGACGAGCAACTGGAGGCGCTCATCCTGCACATGGGCCGGTCGTTCAAACCGGAGATGACCCGGCGGTCTGGCTTCACGTCCGAGATCTTCCCGATGCTGCCGTACATGTCGATGTCGGTGATCGAGGACTTCCACAGCTATCCGGAACGGGTCCGCGCCATCGACGCCGCGATGCCGGCCGAGGAGATCGGCGCCCGGCTGCGGTCGAAGCCGGGACTCGCCAGCCCGCTGTGGATCTGGATGGTGGGCTACCACTACCTCTGCGGACGCGAACTCCTCATCCATATGGGGAAGCTGGCGCCCAACGAGGACGTCGACGACGTCCGGACGGTGGTCGACTTCTGGCGACGGCTGGCGCTCTCGCATCGCGGAGACGGCACACTGGACTACAAGGACGCCGGGTTCACCAACCTGTACCTGCCCGATCCGGAAGTGGCCGCGTTGCGGGAAACGCTGCAACCGCTGGACACCTCGACCGGAAAGGAACTGCGGCAGCTCAACGCCGCGCTCTCCGGGTACTGCTTCATGTACTTCACCGACTCCAGAGTGGGCATCTGCGACAACGGTCCGTACCCGGCCGGTGAGAATGAGGCGACCCTGGTACGCGATTTCCTCAGCCTGGACTCGGGGCCGTTCTCCTATCCCTGGGCCGAGGAACGCGATCCCGGGGTCAGCGGTGTCACCCTGACGCTTCAGTACACCCCGGGTGCGTTCAGCTACTTCGAGATCAACGACTGGGGAACGACTTTCACCGAGCCGGAGAACTTTTTCTCCGCGGTGAAGAGCGCCTCGGTCATCGCGCGCTACCGGGACGGTTCGTCCGAGGTCCTCAACCCGGACGAATGGCCGGAGCTGGCCAAGCGGGTGGGCGCCGAGCATCTGAAGCTGTATCAGACGTTCAGCGACATGGACCGGGACAGCCGGATCCTCGCCGCCACCCGGATGTACACCTGGGGGCTGCGGCCGTTCGCCAAGTTGGCCGGTGTCGACGGTTCGATCGACTGGTGGTTCTCGGACCGCACGATGGCGCTGTTCCCGGATCCGCTCGGTGACGACGATCAGGCGGCTGCGATCTTCGGCGGCGCGCTGGTCGCTCACGACCGGCCGAGTTCGTTCACCGGTCTGAGCTGA